Within the Syngnathoides biaculeatus isolate LvHL_M chromosome 13, ASM1980259v1, whole genome shotgun sequence genome, the region TTGAAATGAAAATTGGCAAATTGTCACCTGGATTTGTGGTGGTCCCAAATTGTCAAAAGTCTTGGCTCTTTATACAAAATCTGTTACTCTGAAATTGAATATTGCTATGATTGTATTTTGGCTACAACAGGGCAAGCAAGATTTTTTTAGCACTTGACTATAAAGTAGCGCTAAGGCACATCcagcctcccccccccaccagttTCAGTTTGAATGCCCCCCTCTGAAATTCCAAGTGTGCGATTTCTGCTCCAGCTGCAGTGAACACAGTTTTGACCATGTTTTCAGTGCTGTAAAACACAGCCATTGTTGAAACAAAATACtacatccattaaaaaaattgccTTTACCCCTCCCCCACTTCCTAGTGCCAATGGTAGCGTTTATTCCACTAATGGCACAGCCCGTGTGACGGATCCTACAGCGCACGCCAAGCTGGAGTTATCTTTCGATAACTGTAAGAATCCGACGTCACATCTCGTGTTTTGGTATACTGTGCGCGCACTGAACTCTCGGCCTTGCAGCATCTCCTCCTGGAAAGTTCTGGTACTGGGTGCTGTCCACGGACTACGTGGACCACGCAGTGGTGTACCACTGCGAAGAGTGGGGCCACTTTCACCTGGACCTGGCCTGGATCCTGGGCAGGGCGCCGACGCTGGCCCGGGATACGATCCAGAAGCTGCAGAGAGTCCTGAACGCCGCCGGTGTGGACGTCACTCAGCTGGTCGACGACAACCAAAACTCAAAGTATTGCAGCATCATGCCTCGCTGGAAGCAATAAAGCAAACTGAAATGAATTCACAAATTTCATGTTTACAGATTGTTGCATTAGCATAGAAATGTGAACCtgctaaaacacaaaatgtatgaTGCTTGCGTTTAGCCTCAAGAGATCCTAAAACTGGAGTGAATGAATGTGACAGTGTAT harbors:
- the LOC133510950 gene encoding apolipoprotein D-like; translation: MAAVQVTCLTLMFAAVSVAQVFKFGGCPDVAVQDGFNLTRYTGKWYSVRRLPTKFHQGSCPFAVFTLVRPGVFRFSINELLANGSVYSTNGTARVTDPTAHAKLELSFDNSSPPGKFWYWVLSTDYVDHAVVYHCEEWGHFHLDLAWILGRAPTLARDTIQKLQRVLNAAGVDVTQLVDDNQNSKYCSIMPRWKQ